One Capsicum annuum cultivar UCD-10X-F1 chromosome 2, UCD10Xv1.1, whole genome shotgun sequence genomic window carries:
- the LOC107860446 gene encoding ninja-family protein AFP3: MAEAEENREKRSISMQMNLFSGDLLNKFMNGGNNSQGKFKEEEDGIELSLGLSLNGRFGVDPQKGNRLKRSSSIANFAFPGGDERNGCSFPAGSYAAPAIARTCSLPVEAGEECRKRKELQSLRRLEAKRKRMEKLQNVRVKDKVDLDESPEENGNVYSDGHGQVVNNGNSLPLSQGSMGSQGSGSSGISDFGSQPIQGAGDSTGTNTPTSFKPSVQERERKQVARLPETTSERSPSTCNGSANMEAKEMFKDYMLNMPCVSTMGDGPNGRKIEGFLYRYRKGEEVKIMCVCHGNFLTPAEFVKHAGGGDVVNPLRHIVVNPSTM, from the exons ATGGCTGAAGCTGAAGAAAACAGAGAAAAGAGGAGTATTTCAATGCAGATGAATCTTTTTTCAGGAGATCTGTTGAATAAATTCATGAACGGAGGAAACAACTCACAAGGGAAATTCAAGGAGGAGGAGGATGGTATAGAGCTGAGTTTGGGGCTATCATTGAACGGTAGATTTGGTGTGGACCCACAAAAGGGTAACAGACTAAAACGTTCTTCTTCAATAGCAAACTTTGCATTCCCCGGCGGGGATGAGAGGAATGGTTGTTCATTCCCGGCCGGTTCATACGCGGCGCCGGCTATTGCGAGGACATGCTCGTTGCCCGTTGAAGCTGGAGAGGAGTGCAGAAAGAGGAAGGAGTTGCAATCGTTGAGACGTTTGGAGGCGAAAAGGAAGAGAATGGAGAAATTACAGAATGTTAGAGTTAAGGATAAGGTTGATTTGGATGAAAGTCCTGAAGAAAATGGAAATGTTTACAGTGATGGTCACGGTCAAGTTGTGAATAATGGGAATTCGTTGCCGTTGTCACAGGGGTCCATGGGTTCTCAGGGGAGTGGTTCTTCAGGAATTTCTGATTTTGGGAGTCAACCTATTCAAG GGGCAGGTGACAGTACTGGAACAAATACTCCGACTAGCTTCAAGCCTTCAGTGCAAGAGCGTGAACGGAAACAGGTAGCTAGACTACCTGAAACCACCAGTGAAAGATCACCTAGCACATGTAATGGAAGTGCTAACATGGAAGCAAAAGAAATGTTCAAAGACTACATGCTCAACATGCCTTGTGTTTCTACAATGGGCGACGGGCCAAATGGTAGAAAGATTGAAGGGTTCCTGTATAGATACCGGAAGGGAGAGGAAGTGAAAATAATGTGTGTTTGTCATGGTAACTTTCTCACCCCAGCTGAGTTTGTGAAGCACGCTGGTGGCGGTGATGTTGTGAACCCATTGAGGCATATCGTCGTCAATCCTTCAACTATGTAG